The genomic DNA ACATGGTTGACGCTCGTAGTCCTGTCGGACTTGCGATGGGGTTGGGATGCGAAGGGATTGAAGGAAAGATGTTTCATCTTGATTTTCGCATCGGGAAAACACCTCGTCTGTATCGACAGGCTTCACAGCAGGAAGCATCAGTTTTTGAACTTTTCGACGCATTTTTTGGAAGCGCTCGCTTGGGACACGTTTTAAGTTTCGCCCTGTGAGGACCTGGGGCCTTCCTGGGGGTTCTGGGGTCGAGGGTTTGGATGTGGGGTTCTCTTTGTGCTTGGTGGGGCTGGAAGTAGGTGTTGGGGGGTAAAAAGTTCCACCGGGGCATTTTTCAACACAGCTGCTGGTGGGTGGTGTGGGGTTTGTGGGTGGGACGCGATCACCTGCATCTGTTTAGAATATACAACATATTGATACAATATTTgtgtgtagtagggtggggtatgaTGGTCCATATTTTGTTGTagtatttgatagtaaacaaagaatatttgaaGAATTTTATAGCAATAAAACTCTAAAAGAACgttattaatagttaaaaatatgattaggaaatatgggaaattatgtggtatccatcttaccccacatcaGACACAACCTTGAGTAGTAGGCCTATATGTACAAAACCATAAACAACACGAGTAGAAAATGTTACACGAATGGGCTTCTCATTAATAATTAACCTTAACTTGCTTGTCTTACCCCAAGCCACAATTTTATGGACAGTGACAAACGCATAGTGCTATATAAATCAGTCAAACACAGATTAAGagaaacttatttaaataaacataaatccCTTTTGAGCAATAGAGAAAAAATATTCCAGATCCcatgtattttttaccattatTTATTAGATTGTTATAAAAATCAATCTAAAAGAGTTCGTCATGAGGATTATTGATTTGTCATAAAGATAGATTTTATTACGGCTGTTTAGTGGATAAATAACGTAAAGATTGATCTTTAATGAAGGTTACAAAGATTAGACTATATGAAGGTTACAAAGATTAGACTATATGAAGGTTACAAAGATTAGACTATATTaaattctgttacttctgctaccacgCATAAGGTAAACAGTTTTTAGTGCcttatttggtataaaatacTGGGGAAATTCCGACaaaataaaccatatttttataccagataactAGCTAAAAGATCCTAAAgctataataatttattttaataacacaGTAGTGATATAAATGTCCATAATACAACACACACTGTACATACACAGGCGTAACTAGTTGTACAAAGTATTTATTCAATCAGAAGTTTACCTGGAGTAGAATTAGAGTTGGCACAGTTTTCAAAATGAAGCACCTTCTTATGAACATTTGATGATGATATTTTAAGGTCTAATCAAAAAAGAAAGTtcaaatttatacaaaaacacaattaatgattgaatataaaatatggttAAAGACCTAAACACCataaatggttttatatttatgttacaagttacaacatttGGGACAGTATTTTTTGGCTGTGGCATAATTTACTACGTGTTACTAATTATAGAACACACATCATACCATAAGGATGGTAAATATtagcattatgacatcacacaagATATCGTTACCTTTCGGCGAATTCTCATCACTAGGTGGGGTTGAATGAAGTGATGCATGACGTACCACCGTTGAACGATTTTGCGGCGTTACGGTTCGGTCTTCACTTGATTGATTGCTGAAACAATCTTTTGATCTTCTAAAAAATCAGAAGAATAgagaaaaatttgtttaagtaATTGTGGTATAATATTAATGACAATGTGTGGTTCTTTCCTTTTATTGGAGATTTTTTtggattataaaactgtataagCAATCATAAATTATGAATATAACCAGGGCTTCATTTCAAACTAAGCTTACTGGAATAAATGCTTTTACTTATAATCTAAACGTAGTTTTATTTCTCAAAACTCTTGTCtataaaatcaagtttttacATAACCAAATGAactatgatatatataaaactcaACTGAATATAAACCACCtaataccaataaaaaaactgCGAACAAAGAGTATTTGGACAAAGAGTATCTTTTTATCCATCTTTTGTTTACACTTACCGAAATTGAGatagaaaatgtttaacataGCGTGGGAAGACTCTTTTCCTTTGTGAAGAATTAAACGAATGGAAGACTTCCgtgaaaatgttgttttgtgaaTTTGATTCAAGTTTCACTGAATTATCATTTTGATCACGGGATTCTCCTGACCCTGTATCATGAATCATAGTGATTATTCTCACGTATCATACAAGTTATCtgactgttaaaaaaaacagaacaagaacatttaatttgCAGTAGTAGTCTAGTTTAATTTGCAGTAGTAGTCTAGTAGAGGCACTACTTGTATAATTTGTTTGCTTATAGCcaaataaactaataaaagCAGTATTTTTAACCTTTGCAGTTTTTATACTGACTTACATTGTACATTGATTAGGctacataataaaatattaaacaatgatATGAAACCACTACTGACAACCAACACCCACCCACATGGCCACAGACACATACTAACATATACACACACATAGTAGTAGTACACATAACACATAACTAGCCTATATATCCTTAAAtgcaaacatagaaacaagTAGTATGCTGCTTTGCATTGAATGAGGGTTTTTACATGGTTAGAATACAGAGTTTATTCGTATAAAGTTACAGGTATACAATCACTATACAAACTATATACATAGACATG from Ciona intestinalis unplaced genomic scaffold, KH HT000049.2, whole genome shotgun sequence includes the following:
- the LOC100177012 gene encoding F-box only protein 46-like, whose protein sequence is MVQHEANPNFPLNDGLNEFQLVHALITQSLNKWSGESRDQNDNSVKLESNSQNNIFTEVFHSFNSSQRKRVFPRYVKHFLSQFRRSKDCFSNQSSEDRTVTPQNRSTVVRHASLHSTPPSDENSPKDLKISSSNVHKKVLHFENCANSNSTPDAGDRVPPTNPTPPTSSCVEKCPGGTFYPPTPTSSPTKHKENPTSKPSTPEPPGRPQVLTGRNLKRVPSERFQKMRRKVQKLMLPAVKPVDTDEVFSRCENQDETSFLQSLRIPTPSQVRQDYERQPCMMLRLPDHILSQVFSHLDTRSLAAMKCCCTDFKFIINTFDIRGCDSRWMTDERYIDDPCKQCRRQFVRGDTTMCCYHPKRYYSDIPYGRSYWMCCLKCNKNAPGCKIGLHDNDWRTASN